One genomic segment of Clostridium saccharoperbutylacetonicum N1-4(HMT) includes these proteins:
- a CDS encoding beta-galactosidase: protein MKTIALNDKWLFTKENSEVYIEKEIDKGENVNLPHCFNDVDGQSGEGMFKGEVCYQRKLNITEEELKKFIFLEIGAASLVAKVYVNGKLAGESKCGFSMFRAQITSFLKCGENLISIIVDNSRHDDVYPLMADFSFYGGIYREVKLIVAEALHFDLLDNSRDGIYLTQKGIGEDKFELKINGRIINELTEAKASKVEFKLLNKEDNIVFNKTIEVEVLKEAGFELVEEINNPELWQGIENPYLYKFEAELYSEGAICDKRSIDIGFRTVEITPDKGVFLNGKAIKFNGVSRHQDFAGIGNALTKEHMDLDMSIIKEIGANTIRLSHYQHNDYFYSLCDREGILVWAEIPFISIPTTSDKENTNAKEQLERLIKQAYNHSSIYCWGVQNEITIAIENEQIYEMVKELAVMAKELDSSRFIAQANIHSVANESALNELTDFVGYNLYYGWYYKEMQDLGTRLDDFHKARPNVPVMVTEYGVDTNPKLHSYNPTVKDYTEEYQLLFQNNALKTFNERPFVLGGYVWAMFDFGSEIRNEGGEKGRNQKGLVTIDRKLKKDSFYLCKAYWSKENFVKLAGERFVNRHEEMNDIVVLSNIKYIKLYVNDEFVGEINSSEPMKKFEAVKLALGENKIKAEAFDEAGNVYIDEMLLKHVKEADESYVLKKPEEQTHVTNWFQKFDLSNVQEVAIKEGYYSTFDTIEELYKDEEAKVVFKKYFGDLAESQQFKVMMGLMTIDSMSKRSRFNIPKELLTVINTELNVIPKK from the coding sequence TTGAAAACAATAGCTTTAAATGATAAATGGTTATTTACAAAAGAAAATAGTGAAGTTTATATAGAAAAAGAAATAGATAAAGGTGAAAATGTGAACTTACCACATTGTTTTAATGATGTGGATGGACAAAGTGGAGAGGGTATGTTCAAAGGAGAAGTCTGTTATCAAAGAAAATTAAATATAACAGAGGAAGAATTAAAGAAGTTTATATTTTTAGAAATAGGGGCTGCAAGTCTTGTAGCTAAAGTATATGTTAATGGAAAATTAGCAGGAGAAAGTAAATGTGGATTTTCTATGTTTAGGGCTCAGATTACTTCTTTTTTGAAATGTGGAGAAAACCTTATTTCAATTATTGTGGATAATAGTCGCCATGATGATGTTTATCCTCTTATGGCTGATTTTTCATTTTATGGTGGTATATATAGAGAAGTAAAACTAATAGTAGCAGAAGCTCTTCACTTTGACTTATTGGACAATAGTAGAGACGGCATATATTTAACTCAAAAGGGTATTGGCGAAGATAAGTTTGAATTAAAGATAAATGGAAGAATTATAAATGAATTAACTGAAGCTAAAGCTTCTAAGGTTGAATTTAAATTATTAAATAAAGAAGATAACATAGTATTTAATAAAACAATTGAGGTTGAAGTTTTAAAGGAAGCAGGATTTGAATTAGTAGAAGAAATAAATAATCCTGAGTTATGGCAAGGGATAGAAAATCCTTACCTTTATAAATTTGAAGCTGAATTATACTCTGAAGGAGCAATCTGTGATAAACGAAGCATAGATATTGGCTTTAGAACAGTTGAAATTACTCCAGATAAAGGTGTTTTCTTAAATGGTAAAGCTATTAAGTTTAATGGTGTAAGCCGTCATCAGGATTTTGCAGGTATAGGCAATGCCTTAACAAAAGAACATATGGATTTAGATATGTCTATTATTAAAGAAATAGGAGCTAATACAATAAGACTTTCACATTATCAACATAATGATTATTTTTATAGCCTTTGTGACCGTGAAGGGATACTAGTTTGGGCTGAAATTCCATTTATCAGTATTCCAACTACTTCAGATAAAGAAAATACCAATGCAAAAGAACAATTAGAAAGACTAATAAAGCAAGCCTATAATCATAGCTCAATTTATTGCTGGGGAGTTCAAAATGAAATTACCATAGCAATAGAAAATGAACAAATATATGAAATGGTAAAAGAGCTTGCAGTTATGGCTAAAGAGTTAGACTCAAGCAGATTTATTGCACAGGCCAATATTCATTCTGTAGCTAATGAAAGTGCATTAAATGAGTTGACTGATTTTGTAGGTTATAACCTATATTATGGCTGGTACTACAAGGAAATGCAGGATTTAGGAACAAGATTAGATGATTTTCATAAAGCAAGACCAAATGTACCAGTAATGGTTACTGAATATGGAGTTGATACTAATCCAAAGCTTCATTCCTATAATCCAACAGTAAAAGATTATACTGAAGAATATCAGCTATTGTTCCAAAATAATGCCCTTAAAACTTTTAATGAAAGACCCTTTGTTTTAGGTGGTTATGTATGGGCTATGTTTGATTTTGGCAGCGAAATAAGAAATGAAGGCGGAGAAAAGGGAAGAAATCAAAAGGGCTTAGTGACTATAGATAGAAAGCTTAAAAAAGATTCCTTCTATTTATGCAAGGCTTATTGGTCAAAGGAAAACTTTGTTAAGTTAGCTGGCGAAAGATTTGTAAACAGACATGAAGAAATGAATGACATAGTAGTGCTTTCAAATATTAAGTATATTAAACTTTATGTTAATGATGAATTTGTAGGTGAAATTAATAGCAGTGAACCAATGAAAAAATTTGAGGCAGTTAAACTTGCTTTAGGGGAAAATAAAATTAAGGCAGAAGCTTTTGATGAAGCAGGAAATGTTTATATTGATGAAATGCTTTTAAAGCATGTTAAGGAAGCTGATGAAAGCTATGTACTTAAAAAACCAGAAGAACAAACCCATGTTACTAACTGGTTCCAAAAGTTTGATTTATCAAATGTTCAAGAAGTGGCAATTAAAGAGGGATATTATTCAACCTTTGATACCATTGAAGAACTCTATAAAGACGAAGAGGCAAAAGTTGTATTTAAGAAGTATTTTGGAGATTTAGCTGAAAGCCAGCAGTTTAAAGTAATGATGGGATTAATGACTATTGATAGTATGTCCAAGAGATCAAGATTTAACATACCAAAAGAACTATTAACTGTTATTAATACAGAATTGAATGTAATACCTAAAAAATAA
- a CDS encoding PTS sugar transporter subunit IIC, with translation MSSFQDNINEKVIPMILKFVNLKGVIALKDGLMCTLPLTMAGSIFLLLACIPYQPLNDWLSITLGAGWTDPLWKAFGATFNIIALMGTMGMAYTYTKNEGYEPLPAGIIACVVFVLTIRTSITTKGGETIGDVIPMAWTGGKGMIAAIVIGLIVGAVYSWFMKKNIIIKMPEGVPQGVSSAFAALIPSVAIILGATVVYAIFNWGLQTTLVEWIYKVIQTPLQGMSDSMGGIIVIGFAMPFLWWFGVHGSTIVGGIVGSLLGSNALDNAAIVASGKELTIANGAHIVTSQFTDNFLTFTGCGITIGLVLSMLLAGKSAQSKTLGKLAIVPALFNINEPVLFGFPIVMNPFMFLPFVAVPTITAISTYLAIKVGFLHPFSGVSLPWTTPPIISGFILQGWKGALWQILIMAMATAIYFPFFKKQESINLKAEQEADQ, from the coding sequence ATGTCATCATTTCAGGATAATATAAATGAAAAAGTGATACCAATGATTTTGAAATTTGTTAACTTAAAGGGTGTTATCGCATTAAAGGACGGTCTAATGTGTACATTACCTTTAACAATGGCAGGATCAATATTCTTATTATTAGCTTGTATTCCATATCAGCCATTAAATGATTGGTTATCTATTACATTAGGTGCAGGATGGACAGATCCATTATGGAAAGCCTTTGGAGCAACCTTCAACATAATAGCACTTATGGGAACAATGGGAATGGCATATACTTATACTAAAAATGAAGGATATGAACCTCTTCCAGCAGGCATAATAGCATGTGTAGTATTTGTATTAACAATTAGGACTTCTATAACAACAAAAGGCGGAGAAACAATAGGTGACGTTATCCCAATGGCATGGACTGGCGGAAAAGGAATGATAGCTGCAATTGTTATAGGATTAATAGTTGGTGCAGTTTACTCATGGTTTATGAAAAAGAATATTATAATAAAAATGCCAGAAGGTGTACCGCAAGGTGTTTCTAGCGCATTTGCAGCATTAATACCATCAGTAGCTATAATACTTGGAGCAACAGTAGTTTATGCAATATTCAATTGGGGATTACAAACAACATTAGTTGAATGGATATATAAAGTAATTCAAACACCATTACAAGGTATGTCAGATTCAATGGGTGGAATAATAGTAATAGGATTTGCAATGCCATTCTTATGGTGGTTTGGAGTTCATGGTTCAACAATAGTAGGCGGTATAGTAGGAAGTCTATTAGGGTCAAATGCATTAGATAATGCAGCTATAGTTGCAAGTGGAAAAGAATTAACTATAGCAAATGGAGCTCATATTGTTACAAGTCAGTTTACAGATAATTTTTTAACATTTACAGGTTGTGGTATAACAATAGGCCTTGTTTTATCAATGTTACTAGCAGGAAAATCAGCACAATCAAAGACATTAGGTAAACTTGCAATTGTGCCAGCTTTATTTAACATTAATGAACCAGTATTATTTGGGTTCCCGATAGTTATGAATCCATTTATGTTCTTACCATTCGTAGCTGTTCCAACAATAACAGCAATATCAACTTATTTGGCTATTAAAGTTGGTTTCTTACATCCATTTAGTGGTGTATCATTACCGTGGACAACTCCTCCAATAATTTCAGGTTTTATCCTTCAAGGTTGGAAGGGGGCATTATGGCAAATATTAATAATGGCTATGGCAACAGCTATATACTTCCCGTTCTTTAAGAAACAAGAGAGTATCAATCTTAAAGCTGAACAAGAAGCTGATCAATAA
- a CDS encoding PfkB family carbohydrate kinase — MFKVENVLTVGELLIDMISCDYDDGSFSNNTYNKLFGGSPSNIAMNVKKLEAKSIVASAIGEDGLRKKIADIANYL; from the coding sequence ATTTTCAAAGTAGAGAATGTTCTAACAGTAGGGGAACTTCTTATAGATATGATATCATGTGATTATGATGATGGTAGCTTTAGCAACAACACTTATAATAAACTGTTCGGTGGATCACCTTCAAATATTGCTATGAATGTAAAGAAACTAGAAGCCAAATCCATTGTTGCTTCTGCTATAGGAGAAGATGGGCTTCGAAAAAAGATAGCAGATATTGCGAATTATTTATAG
- a CDS encoding MurR/RpiR family transcriptional regulator: MGVLKELQKSEGFTEGELSICSFILKNPEKIAGMSTRDLGMATFTSKAAITRFCRKIGCDGYNDFKLKFASEIKSINLNDLEEQSELSERDNIVSIINKVSELQRKVIEETKQEFSLEQLVRIGNILEQTEYIDFYVYDMNVNIAQYGCNQLFHCGKIANTYIATNVQQLLALRKLEKHLAIIISNTGENSRLIEVAKSLKKNKVKTIVITADRKTTLGQLGDEFLHAVTTEYVEGLQISAFSTSVKYILDVLFCLTFTKQFETNLQLNRSYEKIGKSKLWALLPDM, from the coding sequence ATGGGAGTATTAAAGGAGCTTCAGAAGTCGGAGGGGTTTACTGAAGGTGAATTAAGCATTTGCTCTTTTATTTTAAAGAATCCAGAAAAGATTGCAGGTATGTCTACAAGGGATTTGGGAATGGCGACATTTACTAGTAAAGCAGCTATTACCAGATTTTGTAGAAAGATAGGATGCGACGGATATAATGATTTTAAACTTAAATTTGCAAGTGAAATAAAATCAATAAATTTAAATGATTTAGAAGAACAAAGTGAGCTCTCAGAGAGAGATAATATTGTTTCTATTATAAATAAGGTAAGTGAACTTCAAAGAAAAGTAATAGAAGAAACAAAACAGGAATTTTCTTTAGAGCAATTGGTGCGAATAGGAAATATATTGGAGCAGACAGAGTACATTGATTTTTATGTATATGATATGAATGTAAATATTGCACAGTATGGATGCAATCAGTTGTTTCATTGTGGAAAAATTGCCAATACATATATTGCTACAAATGTACAACAGCTATTAGCACTCAGAAAATTAGAAAAACATTTAGCTATTATTATAAGCAATACTGGGGAAAATTCTAGATTAATTGAAGTTGCTAAATCCCTAAAAAAAAATAAAGTGAAGACAATTGTTATTACTGCTGATAGGAAAACTACTTTGGGACAGTTAGGGGATGAATTTTTACATGCTGTTACGACAGAATATGTAGAAGGTTTGCAGATAAGTGCTTTTTCAACTTCTGTAAAATATATTTTAGATGTATTGTTTTGTCTTACATTTACAAAGCAATTTGAAACTAATCTGCAATTAAATAGAAGCTACGAAAAAATAGGAAAGAGTAAATTATGGGCATTACTACCTGATATGTAG
- a CDS encoding PTS sugar transporter subunit IIC, translated as MSNFDAKAISKKISPILNKIQKSKLANGISGGMMVAMPITLFGAFAALFLNVPIPAWKGFIAATGIAYALNVAIMFSTNFLAVVFAVTIASSYAKQYKEDGTVPSLLALVCFFIVTPFTTEKAGTTLSMYWLGAPGIFSAMIIAIVSTRVYIYIKQKGITIKMPSTVPPVVSSSFSSLIPGFASIIIFIIVAALFAATPFKTMHQFIYNFVQTPLQGVGGNIVSIIILWTFAQVLWFFGIHGTLVIYSVVLPIFTAMDAAQLAAYSAGEALPNITGRAFVSTYTMSASAIGFTLLMLFAAKSKQYKTLGKLTTIPALFGISEPLVFGTPLVFNFKFVVPFVFMNAINLTIAYFLTVVGIIPRVAGISGMSGIPIVITGFVEGSWKIAALQVVLVGLSTLVWYPFFRKADKEAYELEQNTENQ; from the coding sequence ATGTCAAATTTTGATGCAAAAGCTATATCTAAGAAAATATCCCCAATATTAAATAAGATTCAAAAGAGTAAATTAGCTAATGGTATTTCAGGGGGAATGATGGTTGCAATGCCTATTACACTTTTTGGTGCCTTTGCTGCATTGTTTTTAAATGTACCAATACCAGCATGGAAAGGTTTTATTGCAGCAACAGGAATTGCCTATGCCTTAAATGTAGCTATTATGTTTTCAACAAACTTTTTAGCTGTAGTTTTTGCAGTAACTATAGCAAGCAGTTATGCAAAACAATATAAAGAAGATGGAACAGTTCCATCGCTATTAGCTTTGGTTTGCTTTTTCATAGTAACGCCGTTTACTACAGAGAAAGCAGGTACTACACTCTCTATGTACTGGTTAGGGGCACCTGGTATATTTTCAGCTATGATTATTGCTATAGTATCAACTAGAGTATACATCTATATTAAGCAAAAAGGGATCACTATTAAGATGCCTTCAACTGTACCACCTGTTGTATCAAGTAGTTTTAGCAGCTTGATACCTGGTTTTGCATCTATTATTATATTTATAATTGTTGCAGCTCTTTTTGCTGCAACCCCATTTAAAACTATGCACCAATTTATATATAACTTTGTTCAAACTCCACTACAAGGGGTTGGTGGAAATATTGTATCAATAATAATTTTATGGACATTTGCACAAGTATTATGGTTCTTTGGTATTCATGGAACATTGGTTATTTATTCAGTTGTACTTCCAATATTTACAGCAATGGATGCTGCACAATTAGCAGCATACTCAGCAGGAGAAGCTCTTCCTAACATAACAGGCCGTGCATTTGTAAGTACCTATACAATGTCTGCAAGTGCTATTGGATTTACACTACTTATGTTATTTGCAGCTAAGAGTAAACAATATAAAACTTTAGGAAAGCTAACAACAATACCAGCTCTATTTGGAATTAGTGAACCATTAGTTTTTGGTACACCTTTAGTATTTAACTTTAAGTTTGTTGTTCCATTCGTATTTATGAATGCAATTAACTTAACTATTGCATATTTCTTAACAGTAGTAGGAATAATTCCAAGAGTTGCAGGAATATCTGGTATGAGTGGAATACCAATAGTAATTACTGGTTTTGTAGAAGGAAGCTGGAAGATAGCTGCATTACAAGTTGTACTTGTAGGTTTGTCAACTTTAGTGTGGTATCCATTCTTTAGAAAAGCTGATAAAGAAGCTTATGAATTAGAACAAAATACAGAAAATCAATAA